TTATTATGTTGTGTATCTTTCCTAACTTCTTCCTACATTATTGTGTCCTATCTGTAGTTTCAGAACCTTCACCATCTACACTTTCACCCAAGGCATCTCCAAGTCCACCGGTTGCTTCTAGCCCTGGGCAACTCTCCCTGACTGCGCCCTTCAAAGGAAACCAACATCATAACCATCTCTCACTAGTTCCTGCTTTGGGCATAGCAGTTACTGTAGTAGCTGCTACGATGTTAGTTGTCTTAATTTTTCTCATTCGTAGGAAAAGTCGAGAGCTTGAGGATACTGATATTACTGATAAAGACTCAAGAACCTTCCCTCAGCCTACAAGAAAATATCAAGATGGTATGGCCTGTTTAAGTTAAGATCAGAGAGCCCTTTCGTCTAGTAATTGGAATGTCGAAGTGGCATGCTTTGCTTTCTATTTTTGTCTTTGCTCTTCTTTATATTTGTTATATTGTTGCATGCAGGCCCATCTATGTTTAAAAAATTCAGTTATAAAGAGACTAAGAAGGCAACAAACAATTTTAGCTTCGTCATTGGACAAGGAGGATTTGGCACTGTGTATAAGGCGCAGTTCAGTGACGGTTTAGTGGCAGCAGTGAAGCGAATGGATAAAGTTTCAGAACAAGCAGAAGATGACTTTTGCAAAGAAATAGAGCTTCTTGCTAGACTTCATCACCGTCACCTGGTTGCTTTAAGAGGCTTTTGTATCGAAAGACATGAGAGGTTAGTTAAGCAGGTAGATATGTGCGATTCTCTTTGCTGACTGACAAGCTGCAAATTAAAACAAAGCTTTACTTGTGTGATGGCAGATTTCTCATGTATGAGTATATGGCAAACGGAAGCTTAAAGGATCATTTACACAGTATGCCACTTTATTTGCTCATCTGCCTTTTCCCACTCACCATCTACCTGTCCTCTTACAATTACATggaattttatattaaaaactaTAAATTGCAGCTACTTGAGTCTCTTTAGCTAACTGATCTGAAATGTGAATTAACTTACACTGATGTCTTGTGTATGTGCCATTTGGTTTTCTGCAGCTCCAGGTAGAACACTAAGTTGGCGGAATAGAATTAAAATTGCAATAGATGTGGCAAATGCTTTGGTAAATTTCTATGATACCTTTATTTAGAAATGTTTGGTTCGGTTTCAAATTCTGAGAAAATATTAGATAATTTTTGGTCAATTTGTGTTCAATGATATTGACATCATGTGTGCAGGAATATCTACACTTCTATTGTAATCCTCCTCTGTGCCATAGAGACATTAAGTCCAGCAATATCTTACTAGATGAGAACTTTGTCGCAAAGGTAAGTTGTTGTATATAATGTGGATTCTTTTGTGTGGTGGACACAACCGTTGTGGTATTTGTAGCAAACGTACTGcagaacaataaaatgtatatGTGCTTCTGATTCTGCGCCATgaaattttctccaattttttacATTCTGAAAGGAAATAAAGTACTGTTAATGGCTTGGTGGACGCTCAAATGCTAAATTATATCTTTACTCTTCAGTATATAGCTGGTTGTATTTTGTAATTGAAGACACTTGATTATATAAAGAAAAAATGAATTAGAACAATTATTGCTCTAGTTTTTGTACATAATTAGTTTTGATTTATAAATTTCAATATAAGATGCAAATTCAAGCAATTTGCTTGGTAAAATTCTAGACTAATCCCAAATTTTGCTTCAGCTTGCAGATTTTGGCCTTGCACATGCTTCAAAAGATGGTTCAGTTTTTTTTGAACCAGTAAACACAGATATAAGGGGAACTCCGGGTTAGAAAATATCAAATATCTGCATCTTATTCATGAGAGTGCACTtgttatatgtatatgtatatgtttaTGCGTCATAAATTTCAGGTTATATGGATCCGGAGTATGTTTTCTCTCAAGAGCTTACTGAGAAAAGTGACGTTTATAGTTATGGAGTTGTACTGTTAGAACTACTGACTTCAAGACGAGCAATCCAGGATGACAGGAACTTGGTAGAGTGGTCTCAAGCATTTATGGCATCAGATTCGACGATACACGAGCTTGTTGATCCCAATATTGGGGATTCATTTGATGTGGAACAGCTTCAGACGATTGTTTCAATTGTGAGATGGTGTACTCAGTCAGAAGGTCGGGCTAGACCTTCTATAAAGCAGGTTTTGAGGCTTTTGTATGACTGCTCTGACCCAATGCATAGTGACTTTGTCGAAGCCGTGGAAGAAGAAGATTATGACGGAACCAGAGGAAGGGGGAGTACAAGTAAAGGTAAATTACAAAGCTGGGACGGAAGGTGTCTCGCTTCTTCATCAAGTACATCTAGGTCTTACTGTAGTAGaagctttcttcttgaaactgGCTCGCCACAATCTCCCTCCAATATACCTTCCATTTAAGATAGACTACTCACGTGTGATGAGTTAATACAGCAAAGTCCATGTTAGTACATTGACTAACCTTTGGCTGGAATGCATTGGCGTGCAAGTATGCAGGTGTGCATAAACTATAGAGCACATTTGGCTCGGATTTTTGATTACGGAATGATTAATACTGAACAATATGATCCGGTATTTGCAAAGAGTTTTAAGCAGTTTCCCGGCCTTTTCATATAGCGAAAGTAAGAAGAATAGGTGAAGATATTTTTTTAGTCATTATCAAATGTGAACTGCAACCCTTCTTTATGATTGTTTTGTACATCAGAACAAATGGTAGGGGAAATTTTGGTGAAATCTTGTGGTTATATAAATAGTAATACAATACAGCATTGTATTTTGCTTTTATGGTGAGATTTCATTTTGTGCTGGTTTTGTTATAGGTCTCAACAATATTTGCCAACTAATCCCTTGTAAATTTGTGGTATCGTATATAAAAGAAATATATTAGTAATTTGTAAGAGAGTCGAACCCAGATCCTTAAATAGGAAGAAATAAGCCCTTGCTAATTGAGTTGAACGTCttttatttaaagaaaattttaattttcaatCCATCAATTTATAACAACAAACATATGATCATCATACGAAAATATAATTAACTATGCATATAATGTGAAATTAATACAGCTCAACTTCAATTAAATATACCATCAGTTCAAAATTTGTATTGAACTTAATTAAGCAGTGGTTTCAGTTTTGTACATGAGCATGAGTATATCAAAGAAGCAAACAAAAGAAGTGAAACTTGAGAGATTTGAAAATTAGAAAGGCTGTGGAATACTATTCTGATGGTATGTACCAAAGAGTTGTTTAACAGTTCTCTGGTTTCAGACTAAGACAACAAAACTCTCTCTATAGCATCTACATAAAATTCCTTTGGCATGGTACCTACCACAGTTTCGCATTTCTCTCCATTTTTGAAAAGCATGACCACCGGCACAGCCTTGATATCATACTCGTTAGCGATTTGCAGCTCATTGTCTGCGTGGAGTACAAAGCAATCAATTCTTCCAGCATACTCTGTTGCAATCTCATCAATCACCCGATGAACCATTGTGCACGGACCGCACCAACTAGCGTAGAATTCCACGAGTACGGGTACCTCACTATTTAGAACTGATTTCTCCCATGACTTCCCGGTAACCACTGTTGCTgcaaaaacaaatcacaaatgTGATGCAGCTGTAAGAGAAGGCATGCTTCTATGTGCTAGTAAACATGCCAAATTAACAAGGCGAATTAGGATGAGGGTGACTGAGATCCAGCCAGGAGATTACAGTCTGCAATAAAACTGTTTTCAACTTTAACCTTGAGATCATTTCAATTCATAATCACATAATAAGCTCGATACTGGGTTAAAGGCAGGCATTTAGCTTTTACATACTCAAAATGAGCAACTTCATTATTGTCCTTTACTGCTCTGGACAGTGGTGAGCCTCTGGATGAGTCACTCTTTTATTGGATAGTAAGAGAATTAAGTTGTACGTCTATCGTGAGAGCTTCGAGCAACAAAACTAAGAGTTCAGGTAGTCTAGTATTAAGGTTTATAAACCTTTGACATATGATATTAGCCCTATTTCAGCCAGATACTAGAGACTACTAACAATCAAACATCCTATTTGATTTCCAGACTAACTGGTTTGAGAGAAGCTTTTATCACAACTTTTGCGAGGACTATAGTGTCGTCTTATGTGTGCTACGTTTCCCTGTTGCCTTTTTTGCACTAATTCTCTTTCCTTGTGTATTTCTTTGGCCTAAACATATCGTCTTAATTATTAGTTAATATCGTTTTAAGTAATAAAAACCCCTTGCATTACTACTTTCTTCCTTGCAAGTTAAAACACATGGATCGATTACGATGCTAGTGACATTCTAAAGCCAATGGTCAGAACTCAGAACCACCACCCTTTCTCGATTGTTCAAGCAACAAAAAACAAAAGGTATGGCAGTAAAAATGTTTGAAAATATAGAAAATCAACCATACTTATCAATTCAACAGACTCTTGTAACACCGGAAGCACAAAACATTAATAAAATTGAAGTACATAGACCAAAAGCAATACGAAATGTCTTGCTTACTTAAAATGTCATTAATTCATAAGTACTTACCTTTTGCCATTTTTGATTAATAGTTTGACTAGATAAACTATTAAGTAGCTGATAAATCGAAAAATACACACATTCTtcaatttataaaataagaaaaatgctaaaggccccaaatattattacaaatatttttcCCAAATACTTTATAAATATTAACTTTCCTCCTAATAATAATATGGGACCCGCGTGTATTCATATAGGCCCACGAATTAAACTTGAACGTTTGTGCTGTCACGTCATTTCATAACTATTTTGATACAAGTTTTGGATTACCTAGCATTACTCGTGATACAAGTTTTGGGTTACCTAGCATTACTCGTGAGATAAACTAGATGAGCTAATCGGGACTTATATTAGTGAATTCGAAGTGCTTTCATCATTGCTTTTATCAAACAGGGCCTTAGTTAAACAAGTTATCCATATGATATCTACGCTACATACATTAATAAATATACAATGAGAtccaaaaataataatattcacaaatcaaaaaacaacaaaaacaaaatccattcacataataatcatcataaataaaaataaagaaaCACAGACCTTTTGGGCCACGAACAGCGAAGA
This sequence is a window from Apium graveolens cultivar Ventura chromosome 9, ASM990537v1, whole genome shotgun sequence. Protein-coding genes within it:
- the LOC141686627 gene encoding putative receptor-like protein kinase At1g49730 isoform X1, yielding MATKHTMTSLLFTALLFFLVMYFSPSMAATECPLDLTGSNFSVTATMCSQREDRGKCCRYINALIAISIARYANLTSNLGVAPDLSEICLHTISQTLELYGVTRNATAFCGFGTKIPVNYECQGRTTVTQMLQSPRFTDVTKNCKLPLTEKPDCRKCLNAGVGYVRNLVGAANNLTLSTCRDATFVTLASGVDNTSAVDIAGCFFGVQALVTAPVSEPSPSTLSPKASPSPPVASSPGQLSLTAPFKGNQHHNHLSLVPALGIAVTVVAATMLVVLIFLIRRKSRELEDTDITDKDSRTFPQPTRKYQDGPSMFKKFSYKETKKATNNFSFVIGQGGFGTVYKAQFSDGLVAAVKRMDKVSEQAEDDFCKEIELLARLHHRHLVALRGFCIERHERFLMYEYMANGSLKDHLHTPGRTLSWRNRIKIAIDVANALEYLHFYCNPPLCHRDIKSSNILLDENFVAKLADFGLAHASKDGSVFFEPVNTDIRGTPGYMDPEYVFSQELTEKSDVYSYGVVLLELLTSRRAIQDDRNLVEWSQAFMASDSTIHELVDPNIGDSFDVEQLQTIVSIVRWCTQSEGRARPSIKQVLRLLYDCSDPMHSDFVEAVEEEDYDGTRGRGSTSKGKLQSWDGRCLASSSSTSRSYCSRSFLLETGSPQSPSNIPSI
- the LOC141686627 gene encoding putative receptor-like protein kinase At1g49730 isoform X2 — translated: MATKHTMTSLLFTALLFFLVMYFSPSMAATECPLDLTGSNFSVTATMCSQREDRGKCCRYINALIAISIARYANLTSNLGVAPDLSEICLHTISQTLELYGVTRNATAFCGFGTKIPVNYECQGRTTVTQMLQSPRFTDVTKNCKLPLTEKPDCRKCLNAGVGYVRNLVGAANNLTLSTCRDATFVTLASGVDNTSAVDIAGCFFGVQALVTAPGPSMFKKFSYKETKKATNNFSFVIGQGGFGTVYKAQFSDGLVAAVKRMDKVSEQAEDDFCKEIELLARLHHRHLVALRGFCIERHERFLMYEYMANGSLKDHLHTPGRTLSWRNRIKIAIDVANALEYLHFYCNPPLCHRDIKSSNILLDENFVAKLADFGLAHASKDGSVFFEPVNTDIRGTPGYMDPEYVFSQELTEKSDVYSYGVVLLELLTSRRAIQDDRNLVEWSQAFMASDSTIHELVDPNIGDSFDVEQLQTIVSIVRWCTQSEGRARPSIKQVLRLLYDCSDPMHSDFVEAVEEEDYDGTRGRGSTSKGKLQSWDGRCLASSSSTSRSYCSRSFLLETGSPQSPSNIPSI
- the LOC141686828 gene encoding thioredoxin M3, chloroplastic-like, with the translated sequence MFSSTTSSSCTFLHYNSSFSKLNLPSIQHQPFSCMLSHNSSASGLVNSRPNTPFWASSAPSRFQLFAVRGPKATVVTGKSWEKSVLNSEVPVLVEFYASWCGPCTMVHRVIDEIATEYAGRIDCFVLHADNELQIANEYDIKAVPVVMLFKNGEKCETVVGTMPKEFYVDAIERVLLS